A window from Hyalangium ruber encodes these proteins:
- a CDS encoding catalase → MGSAAYAGAPALTTDSGSPVGSNQNSKTAGPRGGILLEDFHLIEKLARFDRERIPERVVHARGVGAYGTFESAGDFSQLTRASIFSAKGKKTPMFVRFSTVIHPQGSPETVRDPRGFALKFYTDEGNWDLVGNNLPIFFIRDAIKFPDMVHSLKPSPITNRQDPNRFFDFFSHQPESTHMLTQVYSDLGIPANYRQMNGHGVHSFKFVNAKGEVRYVKFNWKSQQGVKSLTAEEATRTQGQDFQHATHDLYESIGKGKLPSWELTAQVLDPKDLDSFSFDPLDATKVWPEDKAPSISLGKFTLERTPDNFFEETEQAAFSPGVMPPGIEPSEDRLLQGRLFSYADTQRYRVGANYQSLPVNRARASVNNNNQGGSMNAGNTKSDVNYEPSITRETEDAPAYLLARMPLNGTTQQAGISKTDNFSQAGAFYLALSPAEKERLVKNLAADLGQVRDARVKARMVGFFYSANAEYGTRLAKAVGIKVDDAKAAIAPLASR, encoded by the coding sequence ATGGGTAGCGCGGCCTACGCCGGCGCACCGGCCCTCACCACCGACTCGGGCTCCCCGGTCGGCTCCAACCAGAACTCGAAGACGGCGGGCCCGCGTGGCGGCATCCTCCTGGAGGACTTCCACCTCATCGAGAAGCTGGCGCGCTTTGATCGCGAGCGAATCCCGGAGCGCGTGGTGCATGCGCGCGGCGTGGGCGCCTACGGCACCTTCGAGAGCGCGGGTGACTTCTCGCAGCTCACGCGCGCATCGATCTTCTCCGCCAAGGGCAAGAAGACGCCGATGTTCGTGCGCTTCTCCACGGTGATCCACCCGCAGGGCTCTCCGGAGACGGTGCGCGATCCGCGTGGCTTCGCGCTCAAGTTCTACACGGACGAGGGCAACTGGGACCTGGTGGGCAACAACCTGCCGATCTTCTTCATCCGCGACGCCATCAAGTTCCCGGACATGGTGCATTCGCTCAAGCCCTCGCCCATCACCAACCGCCAGGACCCCAACCGCTTCTTCGACTTCTTCTCCCACCAGCCCGAGTCCACGCACATGCTGACGCAGGTGTATTCGGACCTGGGCATCCCGGCCAACTACCGGCAGATGAACGGCCACGGCGTCCACTCGTTCAAGTTCGTCAACGCCAAGGGCGAGGTGCGCTACGTCAAGTTCAACTGGAAGTCGCAGCAGGGCGTGAAGTCGCTCACGGCGGAGGAGGCCACGCGCACCCAGGGCCAGGACTTCCAGCACGCCACGCATGACCTCTACGAGTCCATCGGCAAGGGCAAGCTGCCCTCGTGGGAGCTGACCGCGCAGGTGCTCGACCCGAAGGACCTGGACTCCTTCTCGTTCGACCCGCTGGACGCCACCAAGGTGTGGCCGGAAGACAAGGCCCCGTCGATCAGCCTGGGCAAGTTCACCCTGGAGCGCACACCGGACAACTTCTTCGAGGAGACGGAGCAGGCCGCGTTCTCCCCGGGCGTCATGCCGCCGGGCATCGAGCCCTCCGAGGATCGGCTCCTGCAGGGCCGGTTGTTCTCCTACGCTGACACGCAGCGCTACCGGGTCGGCGCCAACTACCAGTCGCTGCCGGTCAACCGCGCGCGCGCTTCGGTGAACAACAACAACCAGGGCGGCAGCATGAACGCCGGCAACACTAAGTCGGACGTCAACTACGAGCCGAGCATCACCCGGGAGACGGAGGATGCCCCCGCGTACCTGCTGGCCCGGATGCCTCTGAACGGCACGACGCAACAGGCGGGCATCTCGAAAACGGACAACTTCTCGCAGGCGGGCGCCTTCTACCTGGCGCTGTCCCCGGCGGAGAAGGAGCGGCTGGTGAAGAACCTCGCCGCGGACCTCGGGCAGGTGCGTGACGCGCGGGTAAAGGCGCGCATGGTCGGCTTCTTCTACAGCGCCAACGCCGAGTACGGCACGCGGCTGGCCAAGGCGGTGGGCATCAAGGTGGATGACGCCAAGGCCGCCATCGCCCCGCTCGCCAGCCGGTAG
- a CDS encoding ankyrin repeat domain-containing protein, with protein sequence MLRKVMKLLGLVALVMLTGTAVMVGYLMTGGRPPKEGRVLAVSEAERYLLAAAREGETELVAGLVKAGTPVNIQNDRGFSPLILAAYHGHLETARVLVAAGADACAGDSRGNTALMGAAFKGHADIVELLLQQPCAVDQSNGVGQTALMFASLFGRKEVAEKLRQHGASAQRRDASGRSAEDWASTQNPEAPVAAPTALVPAGASTASAR encoded by the coding sequence ATGCTGCGCAAGGTGATGAAGCTTCTGGGCCTGGTGGCGCTGGTGATGCTGACCGGCACGGCGGTCATGGTGGGCTACCTGATGACCGGCGGCCGTCCTCCCAAGGAGGGTCGCGTGCTGGCCGTGAGCGAGGCCGAGCGCTACCTGCTCGCCGCCGCGCGCGAGGGAGAGACGGAGCTGGTCGCCGGCCTGGTGAAGGCGGGCACTCCGGTGAACATCCAGAACGACCGAGGCTTCTCGCCGCTCATCCTCGCGGCGTACCACGGCCACCTCGAGACGGCGCGGGTGCTGGTGGCGGCGGGCGCGGACGCGTGCGCCGGAGACTCGCGCGGCAACACGGCGCTGATGGGCGCGGCCTTCAAGGGCCACGCGGACATCGTCGAGCTGCTGCTCCAGCAGCCCTGCGCGGTGGATCAGTCCAATGGCGTGGGCCAGACGGCGCTGATGTTCGCCAGCCTCTTCGGCCGCAAGGAGGTGGCGGAGAAGCTGCGCCAGCACGGCGCCTCGGCGCAGCGGCGCGATGCCAGCGGGCGCAGCGCCGAGGACTGGGCGAGCACCCAGAACCCCGAGGCTCCAGTCGCGGCGCCTACCGCGCTCGTGCCAGCAGGCGCCTCCACGGCGTCGGCGCGGTAG
- a CDS encoding L-erythro-3,5-diaminohexanoate dehydrogenase has translation MSTDTYGLSRVVGERGVLPQRARQLDPSLPCREAELLIDVESLNIDAASFKQIKDEVKGEPARIAARIQEIVRERGKMQNPVTGSGGMLIGRVKEIGPQHPAREKLQVGDRIATLVSLTLTPLVIEEIKAVHPEIDRVDIRGHALLFASGIYARLPSDMPDTLALAALDVCGAPALVARYVRPGMTVAVLGAGKSGALCLAQARRNLQGKGRLLALDISEKALAALSGIGLCDATLKVDATQGVDVMEAVSRATDGALCDLVVNCASVGNTEMASILSVKDGGTVIFFSMATSFTAAALGAEGVGKDVTMLVGNGYAAGHADLTLDLLRSEPALRKLFETRYV, from the coding sequence ATGAGCACTGATACGTACGGACTGTCCCGCGTCGTCGGGGAGCGGGGCGTGTTGCCGCAGCGGGCCCGTCAGCTGGACCCGTCGCTGCCGTGCCGCGAGGCGGAGCTGCTCATCGACGTGGAGAGCCTCAACATCGACGCCGCGTCCTTCAAGCAGATCAAGGACGAGGTGAAGGGTGAGCCGGCGCGCATCGCCGCGCGCATCCAGGAGATCGTCCGCGAGCGCGGGAAGATGCAGAACCCCGTCACCGGCTCGGGCGGCATGCTGATTGGCCGGGTGAAGGAGATCGGCCCCCAGCACCCGGCGCGCGAGAAGCTCCAGGTGGGCGACCGCATCGCCACGCTGGTGAGCCTCACCCTCACGCCGCTCGTCATCGAGGAGATCAAGGCCGTACACCCGGAGATCGACCGGGTGGACATCCGCGGCCATGCCCTGCTGTTCGCCAGCGGCATCTACGCGCGCCTGCCCTCGGACATGCCGGACACGCTCGCCCTGGCGGCGCTGGACGTGTGTGGCGCGCCCGCGCTGGTGGCGCGCTATGTGCGCCCCGGAATGACGGTGGCGGTGCTGGGCGCGGGAAAGAGCGGCGCGCTGTGCCTGGCGCAGGCCCGGCGCAACCTCCAGGGGAAGGGGCGGCTGCTGGCGCTCGACATCTCCGAGAAAGCCCTGGCGGCGCTGTCGGGCATTGGCCTGTGTGACGCGACGCTGAAGGTGGATGCCACCCAGGGCGTGGACGTGATGGAGGCCGTTTCCCGGGCCACCGACGGCGCGCTGTGCGACCTCGTCGTCAACTGCGCCTCGGTGGGCAACACGGAGATGGCTTCGATCCTCTCCGTGAAGGACGGGGGCACCGTCATCTTCTTCTCCATGGCCACCAGCTTCACGGCGGCGGCCCTGGGCGCCGAGGGCGTGGGCAAGGACGTCACCATGCTCGTGGGCAACGGCTACGCGGCGGGTCACGCGGACCTGACGCTGGACCTGCTGCGCTCCGAGCCCGCCCTGCGCAAGCTGTTCGAGACGCGCTACGTCTGA
- a CDS encoding alpha/beta hydrolase: MKGVLETRELHSPALESNPLGDPSRRALRVYLPPGYSAGDQRYPTVYFLHAFSNSGATWTNVSAFGLSALDRLDALIEAGTIPPVIGVFPDGWTSLGGSQWINSDAIGRYRDYVAKDVVGFVDRTYRTLPKALSRAVVGHSSGGYGAMVMGRYHPELFSHLGSHSGDAYFEYCYMPDLPKAAGALLKAGGVEAWYQDFKRRSRETKPRGDDFTVINILAMAAAYSPKKGEPLGVELPFDLNTARLKLDVWNRWLVHDPVRFVPKFLDAFRKQKSVFIDCGTRDEFNLRWGARMLADELKASGTELCHEEFEDSHSGVTYRFERSLGFLVPRMARE; the protein is encoded by the coding sequence ATGAAGGGAGTACTCGAGACGCGCGAGCTGCATTCGCCCGCGCTGGAGTCCAACCCGCTGGGAGATCCCTCCCGCCGCGCGCTGCGCGTCTACCTGCCGCCCGGCTACAGCGCGGGGGATCAGCGCTACCCCACCGTCTACTTCCTGCACGCCTTCTCCAACAGCGGGGCCACGTGGACGAACGTCTCGGCCTTCGGCCTGAGCGCGCTGGACCGGCTGGACGCCCTCATCGAGGCGGGGACGATTCCCCCCGTCATCGGCGTGTTCCCGGATGGGTGGACGTCGCTGGGCGGCAGCCAGTGGATCAACAGTGACGCCATCGGGCGCTACCGGGACTACGTGGCCAAGGACGTGGTGGGCTTCGTGGACCGCACGTACCGCACCCTGCCCAAGGCGCTCTCGCGCGCGGTGGTGGGGCACAGCTCGGGTGGCTACGGCGCGATGGTGATGGGGCGCTACCACCCGGAGCTGTTCTCCCACCTGGGCAGCCACTCCGGCGACGCCTACTTCGAGTACTGCTACATGCCGGACCTGCCCAAGGCGGCCGGAGCGCTGCTCAAGGCGGGCGGGGTGGAGGCCTGGTACCAGGACTTCAAGCGGCGCTCGCGGGAGACCAAGCCGCGCGGGGACGACTTCACCGTCATCAACATCCTGGCGATGGCCGCCGCGTATTCGCCGAAGAAGGGCGAGCCGCTGGGCGTCGAGCTGCCGTTCGATCTGAACACGGCTCGGCTGAAGCTGGACGTGTGGAACCGCTGGCTGGTGCATGACCCCGTGCGCTTCGTGCCCAAGTTCCTGGACGCGTTCCGCAAGCAGAAGTCGGTCTTCATCGACTGCGGCACCCGCGACGAGTTCAACCTGCGCTGGGGCGCGCGCATGCTGGCCGACGAGCTCAAGGCCAGTGGCACGGAGCTGTGCCACGAGGAGTTCGAGGACTCGCACTCGGGGGTGACGTACCGCTTCGAGCGCTCGTTGGGCTTCCTGGTACCGCGCATGGCGCGGGAGTGA
- a CDS encoding uracil-DNA glycosylase, with product MEDLRRHLLWQEEAGGRVLMVDAAKQAAERSASLRSMMPPRGAAKATPEAAAAPASSATPPAARPLADPVRTAAPEAAPSPASPPRAAPPEPAPARTPAAPVGNGMLLDVPQRAPAYPGPLPGVVDGERPTLDQIRRELGDCRRCKLCSGRKNIVFGVGNPRAELVFVGEGPGENEDLQGVPFVGAAGELLTKMIQAMGFSRDDVYICNVVKCRPPGNRNPEPDEIAACEPFLRAQLLALQPKVIVALGKFAAQTLLRDSTPITRLRGNWREYQGVKLMPTFHPAYLLRSPAEKRKAWEDLQQVMKLFGKQPGSRT from the coding sequence ATGGAGGACCTGCGCCGCCACCTGCTCTGGCAGGAGGAGGCGGGAGGCCGCGTGCTGATGGTCGACGCGGCGAAGCAAGCCGCGGAGCGCTCCGCCTCGCTGCGCTCGATGATGCCTCCACGCGGGGCAGCGAAGGCCACGCCCGAGGCTGCCGCCGCGCCAGCGTCTTCCGCGACGCCCCCGGCCGCCCGGCCCCTGGCGGACCCTGTTCGGACCGCCGCACCCGAGGCCGCTCCGAGCCCGGCGTCCCCGCCTCGCGCCGCTCCTCCCGAGCCCGCTCCGGCCCGGACACCCGCAGCACCCGTGGGCAACGGGATGCTCCTCGACGTCCCCCAGCGCGCCCCCGCCTACCCGGGTCCGCTGCCCGGGGTCGTCGATGGCGAGCGGCCCACGCTGGATCAGATCCGGCGCGAGCTGGGCGACTGCCGGCGCTGCAAGCTGTGTTCGGGGCGCAAGAACATCGTCTTCGGAGTGGGCAACCCGCGCGCGGAGCTGGTCTTCGTGGGCGAGGGTCCTGGCGAGAACGAGGACCTGCAGGGCGTGCCCTTCGTCGGCGCGGCGGGCGAGCTGCTGACGAAGATGATCCAGGCCATGGGCTTCAGCCGGGACGACGTCTACATCTGCAACGTGGTGAAGTGCCGGCCGCCGGGAAACCGCAATCCGGAGCCTGACGAGATCGCCGCGTGCGAGCCGTTCCTGCGAGCGCAGCTCCTGGCGTTGCAGCCCAAGGTCATCGTGGCGCTGGGAAAGTTCGCGGCGCAGACGTTGCTTCGCGACAGCACACCGATTACACGGCTGAGAGGCAATTGGCGTGAGTACCAGGGCGTGAAGCTGATGCCCACCTTCCACCCGGCGTATCTCCTGCGCAGTCCGGCGGAGAAGCGCAAGGCCTGGGAGGATCTCCAGCAGGTCATGAAGCTCTTCGGCAAGCAACCCGGCTCCCGCACCTAG
- the coaBC gene encoding bifunctional phosphopantothenoylcysteine decarboxylase/phosphopantothenate--cysteine ligase CoaBC — protein MDATGLKGRRVIVGVGGGIAAYKACELVRELGRAGAEVRVAMTEAAKQFVTPLTFQALSGHPVLTDYFDPNQEGNFGHLDLARWADLFVVAPATADLLGRIRGGLAGDAVTTSLLAFRGPVLLAPAMNVAMWENRQMQENVAALRADPRFEFVGPGAGLLACGDVGAGRLADVAAIVEAAAARLGGGPLTGRRVLLTAGPTREFLDPVRFISNPSTGKMGLALAEAARALGAQVTVVLGPVGAVDRNGLEVVDVVSAEDMAREVLSRVEAVDWFIASAAVSDWRPEKRAPQKVKKGEEPESLRLVRTPDVLAEASRKVAGAPKRPVLVGFAAETERVLEHAQGKLERKGLDAIVANDVTVPGAGFGTDTNRVSVLTRTGLRQDLTGTKREVARGILELLLPLASEPSGRGGAGR, from the coding sequence ATGGACGCAACGGGATTGAAGGGCCGCCGGGTGATTGTGGGAGTAGGCGGTGGCATCGCGGCATACAAGGCGTGCGAGTTGGTACGCGAGCTAGGGCGTGCCGGAGCCGAGGTCCGCGTGGCGATGACGGAGGCGGCGAAGCAGTTCGTCACGCCGCTGACCTTCCAGGCGCTCAGTGGGCACCCCGTGCTCACGGACTATTTCGATCCGAACCAGGAGGGGAACTTCGGCCACCTGGACCTGGCGCGCTGGGCGGACCTGTTCGTGGTGGCGCCCGCGACGGCGGACCTGCTGGGGCGCATCCGCGGAGGGCTGGCCGGGGATGCGGTGACCACCTCGTTGCTCGCGTTCCGAGGGCCGGTGCTGCTGGCGCCAGCGATGAACGTGGCGATGTGGGAGAACCGGCAGATGCAGGAGAACGTGGCGGCGCTGCGCGCCGATCCGCGCTTCGAGTTCGTGGGGCCGGGAGCGGGGCTGCTGGCCTGTGGGGACGTGGGGGCAGGGCGGTTGGCGGACGTGGCGGCCATCGTGGAGGCAGCGGCGGCGCGGCTGGGCGGCGGGCCGCTCACGGGTCGGCGGGTGCTGCTGACGGCGGGCCCCACGCGAGAGTTCCTGGATCCGGTGCGGTTCATCTCCAACCCCTCGACGGGGAAGATGGGGCTGGCGCTCGCGGAGGCGGCGCGGGCGCTCGGGGCCCAGGTGACGGTGGTGTTGGGGCCGGTGGGCGCGGTGGATCGCAACGGGCTCGAGGTGGTGGACGTGGTGAGCGCCGAGGACATGGCGCGCGAGGTGCTCTCGCGGGTGGAGGCGGTCGACTGGTTCATCGCCTCGGCGGCGGTGAGCGACTGGCGGCCTGAGAAGCGCGCCCCCCAGAAGGTGAAGAAGGGCGAGGAGCCCGAGTCGCTGCGGCTGGTGCGCACCCCGGATGTGCTCGCCGAGGCGTCGCGGAAGGTGGCTGGAGCCCCAAAGCGGCCCGTGCTGGTGGGCTTCGCGGCGGAGACGGAGCGGGTGCTGGAGCACGCCCAGGGGAAGCTGGAGCGCAAGGGCCTGGACGCCATCGTCGCCAATGACGTGACGGTTCCCGGGGCGGGCTTCGGGACGGACACCAACCGGGTGTCCGTGCTCACCCGCACGGGCCTGCGACAGGACCTGACCGGAACCAAGCGCGAGGTGGCTCGGGGCATCCTGGAGCTGCTCCTACCCCTTGCCTCCGAGCCCTCCGGCCGAGGGGGCGCGGGACGTTGA
- a CDS encoding carboxypeptidase regulatory-like domain-containing protein: MRKWLVIGAASVLVVVCGALFWPQSEPSRPSRASAASDSPSSRALPEFQAVEVSSGEAEGLALTGRVLDPTGRPVPGAEVFLAASAQKTITSVRCDECGQPLLSCQAHESGVHALAFFEQQHGFLTPRATARTDSDGKFRFAHLAGVSFSVWAKASGYGVAMRDRAAPGEPVELFLPPLRTISGQVVDDAGQPLPGARVHAVSRRTSLPHEAVAGGQGIFTLEGLGEGPFYIVASAEGFLPAVEAQVEAGPQTVRLRLTPTRTLEVRVTHDGAPVAATVRLKADHLSRELRTEGPPARFTGLYPDEVVVTAEAGALGSAPRILTLEERVTQVTLELEEAGRLLVTVVDDAGQPVPQPELILRTSKGEVIRQEKASTGALVELGPLGVGDYMLLGRAEGFREVEIPARVKAGETPLELEMTRATLISGQVIDEYGRPAPNVSVLVQPTGDAVLADAEGLFTAQVPTPGLYELHAHHSEWGGGKVKVTAPASGVRLELEPAASLEVTVTSEGRRVEGADVVLWVEQQGIFRSDRPSGPDGVVPMRGLPAGTYWMVASHPDYLASERQKVTVEDGQTLKLTAELNPGAVLTGDVSDEQGAPVSGATLVVMPRGAEPVASDTRGHFEIRALRPERTYRLEARHPGYDQVERAEGKPGGPPVKVVLKRRPLFRGRVVAEDGTPVRRFRLDEHDVSSPDGRFEVALATAGDRIIVSVDAPGYEPLMVDRPVTPDLGDLVLQKAPSLSGLVRDESGAPAPDAVVSCEVCDESVLSGPDGRFTLSSPPYVAQFSVSARKGRLSATRTLTRSNEGPLELTLRPATRVSGTVYLPSGQPAPGYQIEGVSAERGEPVTIVTGQDGRYGVDLPAGSYRFLLGTDREFAGEPALLVQVGGAQQRLDFGPAPGSGSITVLIKPERGRALWVVAGDVPAVDSPPSELMRTAYGQMIYQPRSERVTLQGLPPGRYSVVWANFHAETPGGPVVRSVSVPGAQEVSFLQ, encoded by the coding sequence ATGCGTAAGTGGCTCGTCATAGGGGCAGCGTCTGTCCTCGTGGTCGTCTGTGGGGCCCTGTTCTGGCCGCAGTCGGAGCCCTCGCGCCCCTCTCGTGCATCCGCTGCCTCCGACTCTCCTTCCTCGCGCGCGCTCCCCGAGTTCCAGGCCGTCGAGGTGTCTTCCGGCGAGGCGGAGGGACTCGCGCTCACCGGTCGCGTGCTGGATCCGACCGGCCGGCCCGTGCCCGGCGCGGAAGTGTTCCTCGCGGCCAGCGCGCAGAAGACGATCACCTCCGTTCGCTGCGACGAGTGTGGCCAGCCGCTGCTCTCGTGTCAGGCGCATGAGAGTGGGGTGCATGCGCTGGCCTTCTTCGAGCAGCAGCACGGCTTCCTCACGCCTCGGGCCACCGCGCGCACGGACTCGGACGGCAAGTTCCGCTTCGCGCACCTGGCCGGGGTCTCCTTCTCCGTGTGGGCCAAGGCCTCTGGGTACGGTGTGGCGATGCGGGATCGCGCCGCTCCCGGCGAGCCGGTGGAGCTGTTCCTGCCCCCGCTGCGCACCATCTCTGGACAGGTGGTGGATGACGCGGGCCAGCCCTTGCCCGGGGCGCGCGTCCACGCCGTGTCCCGCCGCACCTCGCTTCCGCACGAGGCTGTCGCGGGAGGGCAGGGCATCTTCACGCTCGAGGGACTGGGGGAAGGCCCCTTCTATATCGTCGCCAGCGCGGAGGGGTTCCTGCCCGCGGTGGAGGCCCAGGTGGAGGCTGGCCCGCAGACAGTGCGCCTACGGCTGACGCCCACGCGGACGCTGGAGGTCCGGGTGACGCACGACGGGGCGCCCGTGGCGGCCACCGTGCGGCTGAAGGCGGACCACCTGTCGCGAGAGCTTCGCACCGAGGGACCGCCCGCGCGGTTCACCGGGCTGTACCCGGACGAGGTGGTGGTCACGGCCGAGGCCGGAGCGCTGGGCTCGGCGCCGCGCATTCTCACGCTCGAGGAGCGCGTGACGCAGGTCACGCTGGAACTGGAGGAAGCGGGGCGGCTGCTCGTCACCGTGGTGGACGATGCCGGCCAGCCCGTTCCCCAACCTGAGCTGATCCTGCGCACCTCCAAGGGCGAGGTGATCCGTCAGGAGAAGGCCTCGACGGGGGCGCTCGTGGAACTGGGGCCCCTGGGCGTGGGCGACTACATGCTGCTGGGGCGCGCCGAGGGCTTCCGGGAGGTAGAGATCCCCGCGCGAGTGAAGGCCGGGGAGACGCCCCTGGAACTGGAGATGACGCGCGCGACGCTCATCTCCGGCCAGGTCATCGATGAGTACGGGCGGCCCGCGCCCAACGTCTCCGTGCTGGTCCAGCCCACCGGAGACGCGGTGTTGGCGGACGCGGAAGGTCTCTTCACCGCGCAGGTGCCCACGCCGGGCCTGTACGAGCTGCACGCGCACCACTCGGAGTGGGGCGGCGGCAAGGTGAAGGTGACGGCGCCCGCCTCAGGGGTGCGGCTGGAGCTGGAGCCTGCCGCCTCGCTGGAGGTGACGGTGACGTCCGAGGGCCGCCGGGTGGAGGGCGCCGACGTCGTCCTCTGGGTGGAACAGCAGGGCATCTTCCGCAGCGATCGGCCCTCGGGTCCGGACGGCGTGGTGCCCATGCGCGGCCTGCCCGCGGGCACCTACTGGATGGTGGCCTCGCATCCGGACTACCTGGCCTCCGAGCGCCAGAAGGTGACGGTGGAGGATGGGCAGACGCTGAAGCTCACCGCGGAGCTCAACCCGGGCGCCGTCCTTACCGGAGACGTCTCGGATGAGCAGGGCGCTCCCGTATCGGGAGCCACCCTGGTGGTGATGCCGCGTGGCGCGGAGCCCGTGGCCAGTGACACCCGAGGGCACTTCGAGATCCGCGCCCTGCGCCCCGAGCGGACCTACCGGTTGGAGGCGCGCCACCCGGGGTACGACCAGGTGGAGCGCGCCGAGGGCAAGCCAGGAGGCCCGCCGGTGAAGGTGGTGCTCAAGCGGCGCCCGCTCTTCCGCGGCCGTGTGGTGGCCGAGGACGGCACGCCGGTGCGCCGCTTCCGCCTGGACGAGCACGACGTGTCCAGCCCCGACGGGCGCTTCGAGGTGGCCCTGGCCACCGCGGGCGATCGCATCATCGTCTCGGTGGATGCGCCGGGCTATGAGCCGCTGATGGTGGACCGGCCCGTGACGCCGGACCTGGGCGATCTGGTGCTCCAGAAGGCGCCGAGCCTCTCCGGCCTGGTGCGCGACGAGAGCGGTGCTCCCGCGCCGGACGCGGTGGTGTCGTGCGAGGTCTGCGACGAGTCCGTGCTCTCCGGGCCCGATGGGCGCTTCACGCTCTCCAGTCCGCCCTACGTGGCGCAGTTCTCGGTGTCCGCGCGCAAGGGCCGGCTGTCGGCGACGCGGACGCTCACCCGAAGCAACGAAGGGCCGCTGGAGCTGACGCTGCGGCCCGCCACGCGCGTGTCCGGCACGGTGTACCTGCCCAGTGGACAGCCCGCTCCGGGCTACCAGATCGAAGGGGTGAGCGCTGAGCGCGGTGAGCCCGTGACCATCGTCACCGGGCAGGATGGGCGCTACGGCGTGGATCTGCCGGCGGGCAGCTACCGCTTCCTGCTGGGCACGGATCGCGAGTTCGCGGGCGAGCCGGCCCTGCTGGTGCAGGTGGGCGGCGCGCAGCAGCGGCTCGACTTCGGGCCGGCGCCGGGCTCGGGTTCGATCACCGTCCTGATCAAGCCCGAGCGGGGCCGGGCCCTGTGGGTGGTGGCGGGGGACGTGCCGGCGGTGGACAGCCCTCCCTCGGAGTTGATGCGCACCGCCTATGGGCAGATGATCTACCAGCCTCGCTCCGAGCGGGTGACGCTGCAGGGGCTGCCTCCGGGGCGCTACTCGGTGGTGTGGGCGAACTTCCACGCGGAGACGCCAGGAGGGCCGGTGGTGCGTTCGGTGAGCGTTCCTGGCGCGCAGGAGGTCTCGTTCCTCCAGTAA
- a CDS encoding sterol desaturase family protein, producing MESTLVQVLCMSLVVTGLVKLAILGGGGLLANTRVAERWRVYRRALADGQLRSEAWAAVGVVLFDAVLVGVFRYFAAHRLAPFSVPVALLSFAWMFVGFEVWFYVTHRLLHTRVLYRFHAQHHVAQVTDPLTSLSFSLLERLVLLGGSFGLVLLAMEVMPMTQAGLMGYILTNYVLNVVGHSNTEWLPKRFVSSWAGRLFFTPTFHALHHARYQGHYGLFTVVLDRWFGTAFTDYPHVHARAREGQGLTRIGERLSPVQVADALPATHAVGASKAA from the coding sequence ATGGAGTCCACCCTGGTGCAGGTGCTGTGCATGAGCCTGGTGGTCACAGGCCTGGTGAAGCTCGCGATCTTGGGAGGCGGCGGGTTGCTGGCGAATACGCGCGTGGCGGAGCGCTGGCGGGTCTACCGTCGGGCGCTGGCTGATGGGCAGCTTCGCAGCGAGGCGTGGGCGGCGGTCGGGGTGGTGCTCTTCGACGCGGTGCTGGTGGGGGTGTTCCGGTACTTCGCGGCTCACCGCCTGGCGCCCTTCAGCGTGCCGGTGGCGCTGCTGTCGTTCGCCTGGATGTTCGTGGGCTTCGAGGTGTGGTTCTACGTGACGCACCGACTGCTGCACACGCGTGTGCTCTACCGCTTTCACGCGCAGCACCACGTGGCGCAGGTGACGGATCCGCTCACCTCCCTGTCTTTCTCACTGCTGGAGCGCCTGGTGCTGCTGGGGGGAAGCTTTGGTCTGGTGCTGCTGGCCATGGAGGTGATGCCCATGACCCAGGCGGGCCTCATGGGGTACATCCTCACCAACTACGTCCTCAACGTCGTGGGACACAGCAACACCGAGTGGTTGCCCAAGCGCTTCGTGTCCTCGTGGGCCGGGCGACTCTTCTTCACGCCCACGTTCCATGCCCTGCACCATGCCCGGTACCAGGGGCACTACGGGCTCTTCACCGTGGTGCTGGATCGGTGGTTTGGGACGGCGTTCACGGACTATCCCCACGTCCACGCCCGGGCGCGCGAAGGGCAGGGACTGACGCGCATCGGAGAGCGGTTGTCTCCCGTCCAGGTTGCGGACGCGCTTCCCGCCACGCATGCCGTGGGCGCAAGCAAGGCCGCCTGA